From Rubripirellula reticaptiva, the proteins below share one genomic window:
- a CDS encoding DUF58 domain-containing protein, with the protein MPNSRRNEQRRKHRLTRLGFHFLFVGSFAMLGGALRGFNLLLVLAGLIVGTLIMQWRWSKRSVEAISVQRRLPTEAFAGKPFRIRYMLHNHSRLMPAWMMRVEDRIESSDRSDAATAICAAGVISAGQTVGPHCDCTVTRRGRYRLGPISLMTTFPFSLFSSRQISDDIDEFHVFPALLSLSSDYQRRLTTRPGGMSTTGRKSGPSEGDFFGLREWKTGDSPKWIHWRTTARMNEPAVRQFEQQRRFDTTVLVDGFNHSRNSLRSTPDDELATYHLERAISLAATLVIRLISSPSNRIVLAVAAQKCEAIIGTGSVAGKQRMLEILADVEPTDQPDIYEAAQQTLRLVGNTQNLIVISPRTLAFAKLADPKLIQALAPWTYRTDFRWICTSDRDLDRWVVREETEVKNQPVPKPLFGAV; encoded by the coding sequence GTGCCCAACTCGCGCCGAAATGAACAACGACGCAAGCACCGCTTGACCCGCTTGGGGTTTCACTTTTTGTTCGTCGGATCATTCGCAATGCTCGGCGGAGCACTGCGAGGTTTTAATCTGTTGCTGGTGTTGGCGGGACTGATTGTTGGGACTTTGATCATGCAATGGCGATGGTCAAAGCGTTCGGTCGAAGCAATTTCGGTGCAACGACGTTTGCCAACCGAAGCCTTTGCCGGCAAGCCATTTCGAATTCGATACATGCTTCACAACCATAGCCGTTTGATGCCGGCGTGGATGATGCGAGTCGAAGACCGAATCGAATCATCCGACCGATCGGATGCCGCGACTGCTATTTGCGCAGCCGGTGTGATCTCAGCTGGACAAACCGTTGGGCCTCACTGCGACTGCACCGTGACTCGGCGAGGCAGGTACCGCCTTGGCCCCATTTCGTTGATGACGACGTTTCCCTTTTCACTTTTCAGTTCACGACAAATCAGCGACGACATCGACGAGTTCCATGTATTCCCCGCACTGCTTTCCCTTAGCAGTGACTACCAACGCCGCCTTACCACTCGGCCAGGTGGAATGTCTACCACTGGACGCAAGAGTGGACCGAGCGAAGGTGACTTTTTCGGGCTCCGAGAATGGAAGACCGGCGACAGTCCTAAATGGATCCATTGGCGGACAACCGCCCGGATGAACGAACCAGCCGTTCGACAATTCGAACAACAGCGACGCTTCGACACGACGGTGCTGGTCGATGGATTTAACCACTCACGCAACAGCCTTCGCTCGACTCCTGACGATGAACTCGCAACCTATCACCTAGAGCGTGCGATTAGCCTAGCAGCAACGCTCGTGATTCGGTTGATAAGTTCCCCATCAAATCGAATCGTCCTAGCGGTCGCGGCGCAAAAATGCGAAGCGATCATCGGAACCGGATCAGTCGCCGGAAAACAACGCATGTTGGAAATCTTGGCGGATGTAGAACCAACCGATCAGCCCGACATCTATGAAGCAGCCCAGCAGACGTTGCGACTCGTTGGGAACACCCAAAACTTAATTGTGATTAGTCCACGGACACTCGCGTTCGCAAAACTAGCAGATCCCAAACTGATACAAGCATTAGCCCCTTGGACCTACCGGACCGATTTCCGCTGGATCTGCACCAGCGACCGCGACCTGGACCGCTGGGTGGTACGAGAGGAAACCGAAGTCAAGAACCAGCCTGTTCCTAAGCCCCTTTTCGGAGCAGTCTGA
- a CDS encoding pyroglutamyl-peptidase I family protein, which translates to MTRVLITAFEPYDRWPENSSWSALVDLTRWYDGPIDITSRRYAVDLTRMSQNLRKDLQEDYDLAIHLGQSPGHPLIKLEAVGLNVRSDGSPLIKDAPEAYRSPLPLERCNSVLIEAGIPSEVSHHAGTYLCNAALYLSQHYAVSFGMKTKAAFVHIPLSPAQAAKDAAARLPSMSTPMASAAIAMILDQLT; encoded by the coding sequence GTGACACGCGTACTGATTACCGCCTTTGAGCCCTACGACCGCTGGCCAGAGAATAGCAGTTGGTCAGCTCTAGTCGACTTAACGCGGTGGTACGACGGCCCCATCGACATCACCAGTCGCCGGTATGCGGTTGATCTGACGCGAATGAGCCAAAATCTCCGAAAGGATCTGCAAGAAGACTACGATTTGGCGATTCATTTGGGCCAATCGCCGGGTCACCCACTGATCAAGCTTGAAGCGGTCGGATTGAACGTCCGCAGCGACGGCTCGCCGCTAATCAAAGACGCGCCGGAAGCCTACCGATCGCCGCTGCCTCTAGAGCGCTGCAATTCGGTGCTAATCGAGGCCGGGATCCCTAGTGAAGTGTCGCACCACGCGGGCACGTACCTTTGCAATGCGGCATTGTACCTAAGCCAGCACTACGCGGTATCGTTTGGGATGAAAACAAAAGCCGCCTTCGTCCATATCCCGCTCTCGCCTGCTCAAGCCGCCAAGGATGCCGCCGCTCGTCTACCCAGCATGAGCACTCCGATGGCTAGTGCTGCGATTGCAATGATCCTGGATCAGTTGACTTAA
- a CDS encoding AAA family ATPase: MERVVLGKPDVVQMLVAALLAGEHVLLEDVPGVGKTLAAKALAQSIHGSFSRLQFTPDLLPSDITGSMIYRSDTRDFEFSRGPIFANVILADEINRAPPRTQSALLEAMSEGQVSIDGKSHPLPKPFIVVATQNPFEFEGTYSLPESQLDRFLLRTSIGYPPRDIEQQVMLTHRMGEPVDTLEPVVSVEGISAAQGTVRNVRFDESLVDYLLDIVEATRKHDGFQVGVSTRGALSFYRGCQARAITEERDFVTPDDIKSLAVPSLSHRVLPEGIFQGASRQVVETQIADLLQQVPVPV; this comes from the coding sequence ATCGAACGAGTGGTACTGGGCAAGCCTGATGTCGTTCAGATGCTGGTCGCTGCTTTGCTGGCTGGTGAACACGTGCTGCTTGAAGACGTCCCCGGCGTCGGCAAAACGTTAGCGGCGAAAGCTCTGGCCCAAAGCATCCATGGCTCGTTTTCACGATTGCAGTTCACACCGGACTTGCTGCCCAGTGACATCACCGGCAGCATGATCTATCGGTCCGACACTCGCGATTTTGAATTCAGCCGCGGGCCCATCTTCGCCAACGTCATCCTGGCCGACGAGATCAACCGGGCTCCCCCCCGAACTCAATCGGCGTTGCTGGAAGCGATGAGCGAAGGCCAAGTTTCAATCGATGGCAAGTCCCATCCGCTGCCTAAACCCTTCATTGTGGTGGCGACCCAGAATCCGTTCGAATTCGAAGGTACCTACTCGTTGCCCGAGAGCCAACTGGATCGGTTCCTGCTGCGAACGTCAATCGGTTATCCGCCACGCGACATCGAGCAACAGGTCATGCTGACACACCGCATGGGTGAACCGGTCGACACGCTTGAACCCGTCGTCAGTGTCGAAGGAATCTCAGCAGCACAAGGCACCGTTCGGAATGTTCGGTTTGATGAATCACTCGTCGACTACCTACTAGACATTGTCGAAGCAACTCGCAAGCACGATGGGTTCCAGGTGGGCGTCAGCACCCGCGGCGCTCTCAGTTTCTATCGCGGTTGCCAAGCCCGAGCGATCACCGAAGAACGCGACTTTGTGACTCCAGACGACATTAAATCGCTTGCTGTGCCATCTCTGTCTCACCGTGTTTTACCCGAAGGGATCTTTCAAGGGGCGAGCCGCCAAGTGGTCGAGACGCAAATCGCTGATCTGCTGCAACAGGTTCCTGTTCCAGTCTAA
- the cmk gene encoding (d)CMP kinase, translated as MIVTIDGPAGAGKSSIARQVADRLGFEFLDTGAMYRAVTLGAIWNNIDFQDVDALVAYVRSVNLKWHKNRISLNDTDVTNEIRTPTVTGAIHVLADLAEVRAQLSQQQRRIAEGRDIVTEGRDQGTEVFPDAECKIFLTASPQERAVRRQQQLAAAGRNVPIEDVIVSQNRRDEEDRSRPIGSLRPADDAVLLHSDGMTPDEVLQKALDIIAAAAETAAEVPRR; from the coding sequence GTGATTGTAACGATTGATGGCCCTGCAGGTGCAGGAAAAAGCAGCATTGCAAGACAGGTTGCTGACCGACTTGGTTTCGAATTTTTAGACACCGGCGCGATGTATCGCGCGGTCACTCTGGGGGCGATCTGGAACAACATCGACTTTCAAGATGTTGATGCGTTGGTCGCCTACGTTCGATCCGTCAACCTAAAATGGCACAAGAATAGAATTTCACTCAACGACACCGACGTGACTAACGAGATTCGTACTCCGACGGTCACCGGGGCAATTCACGTCTTGGCCGACCTTGCCGAAGTTCGCGCACAACTGTCACAGCAACAACGTCGAATTGCCGAAGGACGCGATATTGTGACCGAGGGGCGTGATCAAGGAACCGAGGTGTTCCCGGATGCCGAGTGCAAAATTTTTCTAACCGCTTCACCGCAAGAACGTGCCGTCCGCCGCCAACAACAACTTGCCGCCGCAGGGCGTAACGTCCCAATTGAAGACGTGATCGTGTCGCAGAATCGTCGTGATGAGGAAGACCGCAGCCGACCGATCGGATCTTTACGCCCAGCCGATGATGCCGTCTTACTGCACAGCGATGGAATGACGCCCGACGAAGTACTCCAAAAAGCACTCGATATTATTGCCGCAGCAGCAGAAACTGCGGCAGAAGTTCCGCGTCGGTAG
- a CDS encoding transglutaminase TgpA family protein: MNEHSHVAAGTHKSDARRIASRLKFYFAVLSCLGGMVLTSGTSFEAITLLAVFFAVFGYVFVDWLELFALPPIAAYAAMGLAAIYCVSDFVDLDAPGNHQMIAVAQLLVFVQGILMMQRKTRRILEQLGVFCLLELIVAAVFNNAINFGLLLVPISIVGAWAISSLAAISALEGLRTNDGLEEDGGYFGRRSAVAPTISVTATESVQSISHVAMRLPTFTLMALAPAVLLVGTIFFYALPRTTEAARGSRPGQALVGFSDELRLEQIGEMMQSTAPALRVRLIDRKTGSSYQVNEGLYLRGRVLERYSQQRDSAVWAELNEGMVKHTEDLPSEHVPRRSTDKNFYDVVRVQISAESSRSRALFAIAPLHRSKSEPDLEYCLDRSTIARRGDDNWNYPRISYEFGSHAFRKGRQSDLIAQPQANTRSQTSIVPFQPLSADELSAEAIERRSNQTLARAANERRIEDYREALLDFDRDEMPGTAELASSLAQPENGEQKSDSDLARRMEQFLATSQEFEYTLKLDAKRYPGMDPIEQFVTIDKRGHCQYFASALAMMLRSEGIPARIVVGYHTDEYNEIGDHYIARQLHAHAWVEALIRKDQLDHNRNVYGQPSSEAYWLRLDPTPSSGRFREGPSGVGQVFDMAQNMWDDYVVEMDGKQQKKTFLGQPGNNPLHRSYAKFVERLSTVIGKVRDGELGGGALAGRNLFSWPAAVLGIGLTLLTALLLRIQTPKWMHRQRNSNSVKEIAVPKIPFYAQTLEQLSRVGVHRTAAQTPSELAVDAILRLQYPEAPSIKEPLDILTNSFYRTRFGSEMPDLELVGEVERDFGQDPQAVQDALAELTQNVNLLTNIQTAAEREQ; the protein is encoded by the coding sequence ATGAACGAGCATTCGCATGTCGCCGCGGGGACTCACAAAAGTGACGCTCGCCGTATTGCATCACGGTTGAAGTTCTACTTTGCGGTGCTTTCATGTTTGGGCGGCATGGTGCTGACGTCGGGCACGTCATTCGAAGCAATCACGTTGCTGGCCGTCTTCTTTGCGGTGTTCGGTTACGTGTTTGTGGACTGGCTTGAACTATTTGCGTTGCCGCCGATTGCTGCCTACGCCGCAATGGGGCTCGCCGCGATCTACTGCGTCAGCGATTTTGTTGATCTCGATGCTCCCGGCAACCATCAAATGATCGCCGTTGCTCAGTTGCTCGTTTTTGTTCAAGGCATCTTGATGATGCAGCGCAAAACTCGTCGGATATTAGAACAACTTGGCGTTTTTTGTTTACTTGAATTGATCGTTGCTGCCGTATTCAACAACGCGATCAATTTTGGGTTGTTGTTGGTACCAATCAGCATTGTTGGTGCTTGGGCAATCAGTTCACTCGCAGCAATTTCGGCGCTCGAAGGATTACGGACCAACGATGGTTTGGAAGAAGACGGCGGCTATTTTGGCCGACGCAGCGCCGTGGCGCCAACCATCTCGGTAACAGCGACGGAATCCGTACAATCAATCTCGCACGTCGCAATGCGATTGCCAACCTTTACGCTAATGGCCCTGGCTCCGGCCGTTCTGCTGGTCGGGACAATTTTCTTTTACGCCCTTCCACGCACCACCGAAGCGGCGCGTGGATCAAGACCGGGCCAGGCATTGGTAGGTTTCAGTGACGAACTTCGGCTGGAACAGATCGGTGAAATGATGCAAAGCACTGCACCGGCGCTTCGCGTCCGTTTGATCGACCGCAAAACGGGATCGTCGTACCAAGTCAACGAGGGATTGTACTTGCGTGGGCGTGTGCTGGAACGGTACAGCCAACAACGAGATTCAGCGGTGTGGGCCGAACTGAACGAAGGAATGGTCAAGCACACAGAAGACTTACCGTCCGAACACGTTCCACGCCGAAGCACCGACAAGAACTTTTACGATGTTGTGCGCGTTCAAATCAGTGCCGAGTCCTCACGCAGTCGCGCGTTATTTGCAATCGCACCACTTCATCGATCTAAAAGCGAACCTGATCTCGAATACTGCCTCGACCGAAGCACGATTGCCCGTCGTGGTGATGACAACTGGAACTATCCTCGAATTTCCTACGAATTTGGCAGCCACGCTTTTCGCAAAGGCAGGCAATCCGACCTCATTGCTCAACCACAAGCAAATACGCGATCGCAAACGTCGATAGTTCCATTCCAACCACTATCCGCCGACGAACTTTCGGCCGAAGCGATTGAAAGACGCAGCAACCAAACATTAGCTCGCGCGGCAAACGAACGTCGAATCGAAGACTATCGCGAAGCGCTGCTGGATTTCGATCGCGATGAGATGCCTGGGACCGCCGAGTTGGCTAGCAGTCTCGCCCAACCTGAAAATGGCGAGCAAAAGTCGGACTCGGACCTTGCCAGACGCATGGAGCAGTTTCTAGCGACCTCGCAGGAATTTGAATACACACTAAAACTGGATGCGAAGCGGTACCCAGGAATGGATCCCATCGAACAGTTTGTGACGATCGACAAACGAGGCCACTGCCAATACTTTGCCTCGGCGCTAGCGATGATGTTGCGCAGTGAAGGCATCCCCGCTCGAATTGTCGTGGGCTATCACACGGACGAGTACAACGAGATTGGGGATCATTACATCGCCCGTCAATTACACGCGCACGCATGGGTGGAAGCGCTAATCCGGAAAGACCAACTTGACCACAATCGCAATGTCTACGGACAACCCAGTTCAGAAGCCTATTGGCTGCGCCTGGACCCCACGCCGAGTTCTGGACGGTTTCGTGAAGGGCCTAGCGGTGTAGGACAGGTTTTCGACATGGCGCAAAACATGTGGGACGACTACGTCGTGGAAATGGACGGCAAGCAGCAAAAGAAAACATTTCTCGGGCAACCAGGGAACAATCCGCTGCACCGTTCCTATGCAAAATTTGTCGAACGGCTTAGCACGGTGATCGGTAAAGTTCGAGACGGCGAATTGGGCGGTGGAGCGCTTGCCGGACGAAACCTGTTTTCATGGCCAGCCGCAGTCCTTGGTATTGGGCTAACGCTATTGACCGCGCTGCTGCTCCGAATCCAAACGCCCAAATGGATGCACCGCCAACGAAACAGTAACAGCGTTAAAGAAATTGCCGTCCCTAAGATTCCGTTCTACGCACAAACGCTCGAACAGTTGTCTCGTGTAGGTGTCCACCGCACCGCTGCACAAACTCCCTCTGAGTTGGCCGTCGACGCGATATTGCGATTACAGTACCCGGAGGCTCCGTCGATTAAAGAGCCGCTTGATATTTTGACAAACTCTTTTTATCGAACTCGATTTGGCAGCGAAATGCCTGACCTTGAACTGGTAGGTGAGGTGGAACGTGATTTCGGTCAAGATCCTCAAGCGGTCCAAGATGCATTGGCCGAATTGACCCAAAATGTGAACCTGTTGACGAACATCCAGACGGCTGCGGAGCGAGAACAGTGA
- a CDS encoding agmatine deiminase family protein, with protein sequence MRLFSGLLFIGLGFIVVSIQRAQADNTIQMVLDIAGGAHVTADGVQPYPRLAAEFEPTRALLLGVADWQPHHREILIEIAEKAADHVNVMVLCNDTWQIKDTTGWLLEGGDKYSHVYFCEFPLDTVWLRDFGPIFSQTAEGSQTLDFYYEGTRPKDDSLPKVWSKRTGSQYVEVPWTVQGGNLIGNGQGLALATNRIFEDNYITFPQPTPGVNPEIERRKMVVDQFMKFCNLAQLVVLEPLQSELTKHVDMFATFLSPEDVMVAQLDARVDPVNAAILDRNAARLSKIKVGGQPLRVHRIQIPVRDGTSWSAYTNVVIAGDLVLIPIFGTDPPAMVEAAKAAYRRLLPEHTVETIDMSSMKQLQGELHCLSLHVPAFAPMPDRIYPFENSVRAYFPNGKTE encoded by the coding sequence TTGCGTTTGTTCAGTGGCCTGCTTTTCATCGGCTTGGGCTTCATCGTCGTATCGATTCAACGTGCGCAAGCGGATAACACGATCCAAATGGTTTTGGATATTGCCGGTGGCGCTCATGTCACTGCCGACGGCGTTCAGCCGTATCCGCGGTTGGCTGCTGAATTCGAGCCGACGCGGGCGCTGTTGTTGGGGGTCGCTGACTGGCAACCTCACCATCGCGAGATCTTGATTGAAATTGCCGAAAAGGCGGCCGATCACGTCAATGTGATGGTGCTTTGTAACGACACTTGGCAAATCAAAGATACCACCGGATGGCTTCTTGAAGGTGGCGATAAATATTCGCACGTTTACTTTTGTGAGTTCCCGCTCGACACGGTTTGGTTGCGTGATTTTGGGCCCATCTTTTCACAAACGGCCGAAGGTTCTCAAACACTGGACTTTTATTACGAGGGGACGCGTCCGAAAGATGATTCGCTGCCCAAGGTTTGGTCCAAACGAACCGGTTCTCAGTACGTTGAAGTTCCTTGGACTGTGCAAGGCGGAAACCTGATCGGTAACGGTCAGGGTCTTGCGCTGGCAACGAATCGGATCTTTGAAGACAACTACATCACGTTTCCTCAGCCGACGCCCGGAGTGAATCCTGAGATCGAGCGACGAAAGATGGTGGTCGACCAGTTCATGAAGTTCTGCAATCTGGCTCAGCTTGTCGTCTTAGAGCCGTTGCAGTCGGAACTAACGAAACACGTTGATATGTTTGCGACGTTCCTGTCGCCCGAAGACGTGATGGTGGCCCAATTGGACGCGCGGGTCGATCCCGTCAATGCGGCGATCTTGGATCGTAACGCGGCACGTCTATCGAAGATCAAGGTAGGTGGCCAACCGCTGCGCGTGCACCGGATTCAGATTCCAGTACGCGATGGTACGTCATGGAGTGCGTACACGAATGTCGTGATCGCTGGCGACTTGGTGCTGATTCCTATCTTTGGTACGGATCCGCCCGCGATGGTCGAAGCCGCTAAGGCTGCGTACCGGCGATTGTTACCGGAACACACCGTCGAAACGATTGACATGAGCAGCATGAAGCAGTTGCAGGGCGAACTGCATTGCCTATCGTTGCACGTGCCTGCCTTTGCTCCGATGCCCGATCGAATCTACCCGTTTGAAAACTCAGTCCGAGCGTATTTTCCGAACGGAAAAACCGAATAA
- a CDS encoding methionine-R-sulfoxide reductase, whose amino-acid sequence MRKLLCTAAVMILPVLALVGFTGCDRTMVANADDAQSNDKTPATTVAEPEKASAPSKTTQTKTTKVNSKDKVPFMIGEYNPLNEKEAYVLLHKGTEAPGDGGYTLTKDAGIYLCRQCNARLYKADDKFVSHCGWPSFDDEIKGAVARNIDADGRRVEIVCANCGGHLGHVFEGERLTEKNTRHCVNSISMRFFPEGKELPPVIKQVDPAESKQVPKPTDKTAVEKAE is encoded by the coding sequence ATGCGAAAGCTTCTCTGTACGGCTGCCGTCATGATTTTACCGGTCCTTGCCTTAGTAGGATTTACTGGGTGCGATCGAACGATGGTTGCCAATGCCGACGATGCGCAGTCCAACGACAAGACGCCTGCAACCACGGTGGCCGAACCAGAAAAAGCGTCTGCCCCATCGAAGACTACTCAAACAAAGACGACGAAAGTGAACAGCAAAGACAAGGTTCCCTTCATGATTGGCGAATACAACCCGCTAAATGAAAAGGAAGCGTACGTGCTGCTTCACAAAGGAACCGAAGCACCTGGCGATGGCGGTTACACGCTGACCAAGGATGCCGGAATTTACCTTTGCCGGCAATGCAACGCTCGTTTGTATAAAGCAGACGATAAGTTCGTAAGCCACTGCGGATGGCCCAGTTTCGACGACGAAATTAAAGGCGCCGTGGCTCGCAACATCGACGCCGATGGCCGCAGAGTCGAAATTGTCTGTGCAAATTGCGGCGGCCACCTCGGACACGTTTTCGAAGGCGAACGGCTAACCGAAAAGAACACGCGGCACTGTGTCAACTCGATCTCGATGCGTTTTTTCCCCGAAGGCAAAGAATTGCCGCCGGTCATCAAGCAGGTGGATCCAGCCGAATCGAAGCAGGTTCCCAAGCCCACCGACAAAACGGCGGTCGAAAAAGCCGAATGA